One genomic window of Candidatus Nitrospira inopinata includes the following:
- a CDS encoding glutamate synthase subunit beta, translated as MGDPKGFIKFAREGPKRRPVELRVKDWKELYEPISDEKLRVQGARCMDCGVPFCQSTNGCPVVNLIPEWNDLIYRGRWLSALKALHATNNFPEFTGRLCPAPCESACVLGINEDPVSIRVIEWNIIEHGFSEGLVEPILPVSKTGKRVAIVGSGPAGLAAAQQLCRAGHDVTVFEKADRIGGLLRYGIPDFKMEKWVIDRRLDQMRAEGVTFETNVAVGKDLSGDELLKRFDAVGLTLGAEQPRDLSVPGRELNGIHFAMDYLTQQNKRNAGDSITDEPITAKDKRVVIIGGGDTGSDCLGTAHRQGCREVHQFELLPEPPPQRAESTPWPLWPMQLRTSHAHEEGCDRQWSVSTTKFSGRNGHVTKLHAHRVAYGNGKFTPIPDTDFEMDVDLVLLAMGFTGPVKQGLLDSLGVKYDQRGTVQVDENFMTNLDGVFAGGDTRRGASLIVWAIAEGRKMAAGIDRYLRAGKSAKRARL; from the coding sequence ATGGGAGATCCGAAAGGTTTCATCAAATTCGCGCGCGAGGGGCCGAAACGGCGCCCCGTCGAGTTGCGCGTCAAGGATTGGAAAGAACTGTACGAGCCGATTTCCGACGAGAAGTTGCGGGTGCAAGGGGCTCGTTGCATGGATTGCGGCGTCCCGTTTTGCCAAAGCACCAACGGCTGTCCGGTCGTCAATCTGATTCCCGAATGGAACGACCTCATTTACCGCGGTCGGTGGCTCAGCGCCCTCAAGGCGCTGCACGCCACCAATAATTTCCCGGAATTTACCGGGCGTCTCTGCCCGGCGCCCTGCGAGTCCGCCTGTGTGTTGGGGATCAACGAAGATCCGGTCTCCATCCGCGTCATCGAGTGGAATATCATCGAGCATGGATTCAGCGAAGGATTGGTGGAACCGATTTTGCCGGTCTCCAAGACGGGCAAGAGGGTGGCAATCGTCGGCTCCGGCCCGGCCGGACTGGCCGCGGCGCAGCAGTTGTGCCGCGCCGGCCATGATGTCACGGTGTTTGAGAAGGCGGACCGCATCGGCGGGTTGCTGCGGTACGGGATCCCCGATTTCAAAATGGAAAAATGGGTCATCGACCGCCGCCTCGATCAGATGCGGGCCGAAGGCGTCACGTTCGAGACCAACGTGGCGGTCGGAAAAGATCTGTCCGGGGACGAGCTGCTTAAGCGATTCGACGCCGTCGGGCTCACGCTCGGCGCCGAACAGCCGAGGGATCTCTCCGTGCCGGGGCGCGAGCTGAACGGCATTCACTTTGCGATGGACTACCTGACCCAACAAAATAAACGCAACGCCGGGGACTCGATCACGGATGAGCCGATCACCGCGAAGGATAAGCGCGTGGTGATTATCGGCGGCGGCGATACAGGGTCCGACTGTTTGGGAACGGCGCATCGACAAGGCTGTCGAGAGGTGCATCAATTCGAATTGCTGCCGGAGCCGCCCCCGCAGCGCGCCGAGTCGACCCCTTGGCCGCTTTGGCCCATGCAGTTGCGCACTTCGCACGCCCATGAAGAGGGCTGCGATCGGCAATGGAGCGTGTCCACCACGAAATTCAGCGGGCGGAACGGCCATGTCACCAAGTTGCACGCCCATCGCGTGGCCTATGGAAACGGAAAATTTACGCCGATCCCCGACACCGATTTTGAGATGGACGTCGATCTGGTGCTGCTGGCCATGGGCTTCACCGGGCCCGTCAAACAGGGTTTGCTGGACAGCCTCGGCGTGAAATATGATCAGCGGGGGACGGTGCAAGTGGACGAAAACTTTATGACCAACCTTGACGGGGTGTTTGCCGGCGGCGATACGAGGCGTGGTGCTTCCCTCATTGTCTGGGCCATCGCCGAGGGGCGAAAAATGGCCGCCGGCATCGACAGGTATTTACGGGCCGGAAAGTCGGCGAAACGCGCTCGGTTGTGA
- the gltB gene encoding glutamate synthase large subunit, whose product MNVPGFPRKQGLYDPGHERDSCGIGFVVNIKGQKSHDIVQQGLRILEHLAHRGAQGSDPRTGDGAGILLQIPHAFMKRAAADVGVSLGEAGEYGVGMVFLPPLEDQRRQCERVFGDIIKEEGLRLLGWRDVPVKSDVIGETARRTEPFMRQLFIARDIFNEAQFERKLYVVRKRVERAIRESAIQGRDYFYVVSLSVNTIVYKGLLLPHQMAEYYQDLRDDSLVSALALVHSRFSTNTFPTWPLAHPYRYICHNGEINTLKGNVNWMKARQGRLNSDLFGPDIVKLFPIVDEHQSDSACLDNAVEFLTMGGRSLPHAMMMLIPEPWVGNPQMDLDRRGFYEYHAAMQEPWDGPAAVCFTDGKLIGATLDRNGLRPCRYVVTTDGLVVLASEAGVLPLDIQRVHQKGRLMPGRMFLVDTAQGRIIDDEEVKAEIAGRKPYRAWVTQYRISLDELPEPLNVPQPDHQTLRQRQQAFGYTVEELKMVITPMVVEGQEAVSSMGTDTPLAVLSERPQLLFKYFKQLFAQVTNPPIDPIREELVMSLSTSIGPKPNLMEEHPESCRRIRVKQPILTNADLQKIREIADPHFKSKTLKMLFRVAAGPDGLESAVDDLCRQASQAIREGYKFLILSDRGVNDEWAPIPSLLGISAVHHHLVRECTRTEVGLIVESGEPRDVHHFACLIGFGAGTVNPYLVFESLVDMERDGYLPEGLDAQTAEGKFIKAVGKGLLKIFSKMGISTVQSYCGAQIFEAIGLNHELIDRYFTGTASRIEGIGIREIGEETVRRHRVAYEPAPIRQLDFGGEIHYRVQGEHHNWNPETIYKLQHATRLNDSKMYEEFAQLVNDESKRRSNLRGLLDFKFLPEPIPLEEVEPAKEIVKRFTTGAMSFGAISKEAHETLAIAMNRIGAKSNTGEGGEDPERFVPLPNGDSKNSYIKQVASARFGVTAHYLANARELQIKMAQGAKPGEGGQLPGHKVDEVIARMRYATPGVQLISPPPHHDIYSIEDLAQLIFDLKNANPEADVSVKLVAEVGVGTVAAGVAKAHADKVLISGDSGGTGASPLSSIKYAGIPWELGLAETHQTLVINDLRGRIRVETDGQLKTGRDVAIAALLGAEEFGFSTAPLIVEGCIMMRKCHLNTCPVGVATQDPALRKKFTGRPEHVVNYFFFVAEELRRIMAGLGFRTVAEMVGRVDKLKAHKAIDHWKAKGLDLTALLTMPDVGPERARHCVQAQDHGIADVLDRKLIELCAPAIERGESVKLDLPIRNVNRAVGTMLSGRIAKRHGPDGLPPDTITIKFTGSAGQSFGAFLARGVTLVLEGESNDYLGKGLSGGKIVVFPPKQAAFDPEETILIGNTSLYGATQGEAYFYGMAGERFAVRNSGARAVVEGTGDHGCEYMTGGVVVVLGSTGRNFAAGMSGGVAFILNEFGKFESRCNLGMVELEAVRTEEDKKMLHEMIASHFLHTGSRNAKRILDAWETLLPKFVKVMPTDYKRVLEERKRKAGAAH is encoded by the coding sequence ATGAACGTTCCAGGCTTTCCTCGCAAGCAAGGGCTTTACGACCCCGGACACGAACGGGATTCCTGTGGAATCGGCTTCGTGGTCAACATCAAAGGGCAGAAGTCTCACGACATCGTCCAACAAGGACTCCGGATTTTAGAGCACCTCGCGCATCGCGGCGCGCAGGGAAGCGACCCTCGGACCGGCGACGGCGCCGGCATTCTGCTGCAGATTCCCCACGCGTTCATGAAACGCGCGGCGGCCGATGTCGGCGTCTCGTTGGGAGAGGCCGGTGAATACGGCGTCGGCATGGTGTTTCTTCCGCCGCTGGAGGATCAACGGCGTCAGTGCGAGCGGGTGTTCGGCGACATCATCAAAGAAGAGGGATTGCGGCTGCTCGGCTGGAGAGACGTGCCGGTCAAAAGCGATGTCATCGGGGAAACGGCGAGACGCACCGAACCCTTCATGCGCCAGCTCTTCATCGCGAGAGACATTTTCAACGAGGCCCAGTTCGAGCGCAAGTTATACGTCGTCCGCAAGCGCGTGGAACGGGCGATCCGCGAGTCGGCCATTCAAGGGCGCGACTATTTTTACGTGGTCAGCCTGTCCGTCAATACCATTGTGTACAAGGGACTGCTGCTTCCCCATCAGATGGCGGAGTACTATCAGGACTTGCGGGATGACTCGCTGGTCAGCGCGTTGGCGTTGGTCCATTCGCGCTTCAGCACGAACACGTTTCCCACGTGGCCGCTGGCGCATCCCTATCGGTATATCTGCCACAACGGGGAAATCAACACGTTGAAGGGCAACGTGAACTGGATGAAGGCCCGACAGGGCCGATTGAATTCGGACCTGTTCGGTCCCGACATCGTCAAATTGTTTCCCATCGTCGATGAGCATCAAAGCGATTCGGCTTGCCTCGACAACGCGGTTGAGTTCCTGACGATGGGAGGGCGCTCGCTGCCGCACGCCATGATGATGCTCATTCCGGAGCCCTGGGTGGGCAATCCGCAGATGGATTTGGATCGTCGCGGCTTTTACGAATACCATGCCGCGATGCAGGAGCCGTGGGACGGACCGGCCGCCGTGTGTTTTACGGACGGCAAACTGATCGGCGCCACCTTGGATCGAAACGGTTTGCGGCCCTGTCGCTATGTGGTCACGACGGACGGATTGGTCGTGTTGGCGTCGGAAGCGGGAGTCCTTCCCCTGGACATCCAGCGGGTCCATCAAAAGGGACGGCTGATGCCGGGGCGGATGTTTCTTGTGGACACGGCGCAGGGGCGGATCATCGACGACGAAGAAGTCAAAGCGGAGATCGCCGGCCGAAAGCCCTACCGCGCCTGGGTGACCCAGTATCGAATTTCTTTGGATGAGTTGCCGGAACCGCTCAATGTGCCTCAGCCGGACCATCAGACTCTTCGTCAGCGGCAGCAGGCCTTCGGCTATACGGTCGAAGAATTGAAGATGGTCATTACGCCGATGGTCGTGGAGGGGCAGGAGGCGGTCTCGTCGATGGGGACCGACACGCCGCTCGCCGTGTTGTCCGAGCGCCCGCAACTGCTCTTCAAGTATTTCAAGCAGCTCTTCGCCCAGGTGACGAATCCGCCGATCGATCCGATCCGCGAAGAGCTGGTCATGTCGCTTTCCACCAGCATCGGGCCGAAGCCGAATCTCATGGAGGAACACCCCGAGTCGTGCCGCCGGATTCGCGTCAAACAACCGATTCTGACGAACGCCGACCTTCAGAAAATTCGGGAAATCGCGGACCCGCACTTCAAAAGCAAGACGCTCAAGATGCTCTTCCGGGTCGCCGCGGGGCCGGACGGATTGGAATCGGCCGTGGACGACCTGTGCCGCCAGGCGTCGCAGGCGATTCGCGAAGGCTATAAGTTCCTGATTTTGAGCGATCGCGGCGTGAACGACGAATGGGCGCCGATTCCCAGCTTGCTCGGCATCTCGGCGGTCCATCACCATTTGGTGCGGGAATGCACCAGGACGGAAGTCGGACTCATCGTCGAGAGCGGCGAGCCGCGCGACGTGCACCATTTCGCCTGCCTCATCGGATTCGGCGCCGGTACGGTGAACCCCTATCTGGTGTTCGAGTCTCTGGTGGACATGGAACGGGACGGCTATTTGCCGGAGGGCTTGGATGCGCAGACCGCCGAGGGAAAATTTATCAAGGCTGTCGGGAAGGGATTGCTCAAGATCTTTTCCAAGATGGGGATTTCGACCGTGCAATCCTATTGCGGCGCGCAGATTTTTGAGGCCATCGGTCTGAATCATGAGTTGATCGACCGCTATTTCACGGGCACCGCCTCGCGCATCGAAGGCATCGGCATCAGGGAAATCGGGGAAGAAACCGTCCGCCGGCATCGCGTGGCTTACGAGCCAGCGCCGATTCGCCAACTTGATTTCGGGGGGGAGATTCACTATCGCGTCCAGGGCGAGCATCACAACTGGAATCCCGAGACGATCTACAAGCTCCAGCACGCGACCAGGTTGAACGACTCCAAGATGTACGAGGAATTCGCGCAATTGGTGAACGATGAGAGCAAGCGGCGGTCGAATTTGCGGGGGCTGCTCGACTTTAAGTTCCTGCCGGAGCCCATTCCGCTCGAGGAGGTTGAGCCGGCGAAAGAGATCGTCAAGCGGTTCACGACCGGCGCCATGTCCTTTGGAGCGATCAGCAAGGAAGCCCATGAGACGCTCGCGATCGCGATGAACCGGATCGGCGCCAAGAGCAACACGGGAGAAGGCGGCGAGGACCCCGAGCGATTCGTTCCGCTCCCCAACGGCGATTCCAAGAATTCCTATATCAAACAGGTGGCGTCGGCCCGGTTCGGCGTGACGGCGCACTATTTGGCCAACGCCAGAGAGCTGCAGATCAAGATGGCGCAAGGGGCCAAGCCGGGCGAAGGCGGGCAGTTGCCCGGGCATAAGGTCGATGAAGTCATCGCGCGGATGCGGTATGCGACGCCGGGCGTGCAGTTGATCTCGCCGCCGCCGCACCACGACATCTATTCGATCGAGGACTTGGCTCAACTGATTTTCGATCTGAAAAACGCCAATCCGGAGGCGGACGTGTCGGTCAAGCTGGTCGCGGAGGTGGGGGTCGGGACCGTGGCCGCCGGCGTCGCCAAGGCCCACGCCGACAAGGTGTTGATCAGCGGAGACTCGGGTGGCACCGGCGCCTCGCCCCTGTCTTCCATCAAGTATGCGGGCATCCCGTGGGAATTGGGGTTGGCCGAAACTCACCAGACGCTGGTGATAAACGATCTTCGCGGGCGGATTCGCGTCGAAACGGACGGCCAATTGAAAACCGGCCGAGACGTCGCCATCGCGGCACTCCTGGGAGCCGAAGAATTCGGTTTCTCGACGGCGCCGTTGATCGTCGAGGGCTGCATCATGATGCGGAAGTGCCACCTCAATACCTGTCCGGTCGGAGTGGCGACGCAAGATCCCGCACTTCGGAAAAAGTTCACGGGGCGGCCCGAACATGTGGTGAACTACTTTTTCTTCGTCGCCGAAGAACTGCGGAGAATCATGGCCGGGCTGGGATTCCGCACGGTCGCCGAGATGGTCGGACGAGTGGACAAACTCAAGGCCCACAAGGCGATCGACCACTGGAAGGCCAAGGGATTGGATCTGACGGCCTTGTTGACGATGCCGGATGTCGGTCCGGAGAGGGCGCGTCATTGCGTACAGGCTCAGGACCATGGGATTGCGGATGTTCTCGATAGAAAGTTGATCGAGCTCTGCGCCCCGGCGATTGAACGAGGCGAATCGGTCAAACTCGATCTGCCGATTCGCAACGTGAATCGCGCGGTCGGGACGATGTTGTCCGGCCGCATTGCAAAACGGCACGGGCCGGACGGCTTGCCGCCTGATACCATCACGATCAAATTCACCGGCTCGGCGGGGCAGTCGTTCGGCGCGTTTCTTGCGCGAGGCGTCACCCTTGTTCTTGAAGGCGAGTCGAACGATTATTTGGGGAAAGGTCTGTCGGGCGGAAAGATCGTCGTTTTCCCGCCCAAACAGGCGGCGTTCGACCCCGAAGAGACGATTTTGATCGGCAATACCTCGTTGTACGGCGCGACGCAGGGCGAAGCCTATTTTTACGGCATGGCGGGAGAACGGTTTGCGGTCCGCAACAGCGGCGCGCGCGCCGTCGTCGAGGGCACGGGCGATCACGGCTGCGAATATATGACGGGCGGCGTGGTGGTCGTGCTGGGGAGCACCGGCCGAAACTTCGCCGCCGGCATGTCGGGCGGCGTCGCCTTCATCTTGAACGAGTTCGGGAAATTCGAGTCCCGCTGCAATCTCGGCATGGTCGAGCTTGAAGCGGTGAGGACGGAAGAAGACAAAAAGATGCTGCATGAGATGATCGCGTCGCATTTCCTGCATACCGGCAGCCGAAACGCGAAGCGGATTCTTGACGCCTGGGAGACGTTGTTGCCCAAATTCGTGAAGGTGATGCCGACCGACTACAAGCGGGTGCTCGAAGAGCGCAAACGCAAGGCCGGCGCCGCGCACTAA
- a CDS encoding polyprenyl synthetase family protein: MISTINTMADVWEAYRHELEEVEERVKQNLDSSVALVNTVAAQILSGGGKRIRPLLLLLSARLCGYADKEHHQLGSLVEFIHTATLLHDDVVDEADLRRGRRTARRVWGNQISILVGDYLYTRAMCRVVEFRSQGINEVLAEACKKMAEGEVLQLYYNGNPSIPESDYIKIVEHKTAGLIAAACRMGAILAEASEARQEALFRFGQYLGIAFQVADDTLDYTANGALLGKTIGQDLRQGKATLPLLHLLRQCSEQDARMIKDRMETRTLSAADLERILFLMTEYGSITYAMDRARTYVAAAKRELDLFEDGPARRALTVAADYMITRDR; the protein is encoded by the coding sequence GTGATTTCAACCATCAACACCATGGCGGACGTCTGGGAGGCGTATCGCCACGAGCTGGAAGAAGTCGAAGAGCGAGTGAAGCAAAACCTCGATTCCAGCGTCGCACTCGTCAACACGGTGGCAGCCCAAATCTTAAGCGGCGGCGGAAAACGCATCAGGCCGCTTCTTCTTTTGTTGAGCGCCCGGCTCTGCGGCTACGCGGACAAAGAGCACCATCAACTGGGAAGCCTGGTGGAATTCATCCACACCGCCACGTTGTTGCACGACGACGTGGTCGACGAAGCCGATCTCCGACGAGGCCGACGGACCGCGCGACGGGTTTGGGGCAACCAAATCAGCATCCTTGTGGGCGACTACCTTTACACCAGGGCCATGTGCCGGGTCGTGGAGTTTCGGAGCCAGGGCATCAACGAAGTGCTGGCCGAGGCCTGCAAGAAAATGGCGGAGGGGGAAGTCCTCCAGTTGTACTACAACGGCAATCCGTCCATTCCGGAAAGCGATTACATCAAAATCGTCGAGCACAAAACCGCCGGGTTGATCGCGGCCGCCTGTCGGATGGGCGCCATTCTGGCCGAAGCCTCCGAAGCGCGGCAAGAGGCCCTGTTTCGATTCGGACAGTACCTGGGCATCGCCTTCCAGGTCGCCGACGACACCTTGGACTATACCGCAAACGGCGCCTTGCTGGGGAAAACCATCGGACAGGATCTGCGGCAGGGGAAAGCCACGCTTCCGTTGCTCCATCTGCTCCGGCAGTGCTCGGAGCAGGACGCGCGCATGATCAAAGACCGAATGGAGACCAGAACTCTCAGCGCCGCCGACTTGGAACGGATCCTGTTTCTGATGACGGAATACGGATCGATCACCTATGCGATGGATCGGGCCCGAACGTATGTGGCCGCGGCCAAGCGCGAGCTCGATCTGTTCGAGGACGGTCCGGCGCGGCGGGCCTTGACGGTCGCCGCCGATTACATGATCACCAGAGATCGATAG
- a CDS encoding DUF1015 domain-containing protein: MSEIFPFHGTLYDPAVVGDIKEVVAPPYDVIDAAGQDALHRRHSHNIIRLELGLDRPGDGPTENRYTRAAATLREWRASGALKRDRQPALYYHTIEYRPPSGADATASKVLRGFLALVKLEALDSGRIYPHENTRAAAKTDRLNLLQACRANVSPIWSLYSDPEGGVIGLLETAVKGQPARYDFEDDAGFRERLWPVTDPALLDQVVHAMRSKPLFIADGHHRYETALNYRTLRRQGGGPADLQPYDCVLMLLAPLEDPGLTVLPTHRVLTTPLPSYEKIKSLLDETFDYQEFPYTDATEQTARARFIAALRSNGRSVPVFGMAVRGESRYATLTLKPAHRPSPDASPRARLDVSLLQQLIVAKLCPSREEQEAILYTKDDHEALNWVAQGIGTGALLLNATKVGEIRAVATAGERMPHKSTYFYPKPLTGLVLHVMEE; the protein is encoded by the coding sequence ATGTCAGAGATTTTTCCGTTTCACGGCACACTCTACGACCCCGCCGTTGTGGGCGACATCAAAGAGGTGGTCGCTCCGCCCTACGACGTCATCGACGCGGCCGGTCAGGACGCGCTTCATCGACGTCATTCGCACAACATTATTCGCTTGGAATTGGGCCTCGACCGGCCGGGAGACGGACCGACTGAGAACCGCTATACCCGGGCCGCCGCCACGTTGCGCGAGTGGCGCGCAAGCGGCGCGCTCAAACGGGACCGGCAACCGGCTCTCTACTACCATACGATTGAATATCGCCCCCCCTCAGGCGCCGACGCAACGGCCTCGAAAGTACTGCGTGGATTTCTCGCGTTGGTCAAGCTCGAAGCGCTGGACTCCGGACGGATCTATCCCCATGAAAACACCAGGGCCGCGGCGAAAACCGACCGCCTGAACCTCTTGCAGGCCTGCCGAGCGAACGTGAGCCCCATTTGGTCGCTGTATTCCGACCCGGAGGGCGGCGTGATCGGGCTCTTGGAAACGGCCGTGAAGGGACAACCGGCCCGTTACGACTTTGAAGACGACGCCGGTTTCCGCGAGCGGCTCTGGCCCGTCACCGATCCCGCTCTCCTCGATCAAGTCGTTCACGCCATGCGGAGCAAACCTCTCTTTATCGCGGACGGCCATCATCGCTATGAAACCGCGCTGAATTATCGAACGCTTCGCCGGCAGGGAGGCGGTCCTGCGGACCTCCAGCCCTACGATTGCGTCTTGATGCTGCTGGCCCCGCTGGAAGATCCCGGCTTGACCGTTCTGCCGACGCACCGGGTGCTCACCACTCCCCTGCCGTCGTACGAGAAGATCAAATCCTTGCTCGACGAGACGTTCGACTATCAGGAATTTCCCTACACGGATGCCACGGAGCAGACGGCGCGCGCGCGATTCATCGCCGCCCTCAGGTCGAACGGGCGATCCGTCCCCGTGTTTGGAATGGCCGTGAGGGGCGAATCCCGATACGCCACCCTGACGCTGAAACCGGCCCATCGTCCGTCGCCCGACGCCTCTCCGCGGGCGCGACTTGACGTGTCGCTGCTCCAGCAACTGATCGTCGCCAAACTCTGCCCTTCGCGGGAGGAGCAAGAAGCGATTCTTTACACCAAGGACGATCACGAGGCGTTGAATTGGGTCGCTCAAGGAATCGGCACCGGGGCGTTGCTGCTCAACGCGACCAAGGTGGGAGAAATTCGCGCGGTCGCGACGGCGGGCGAGCGCATGCCGCACAAATCGACGTACTTCTACCCCAAACCGCTCACCGGCTTGGTGCTCCACGTCATGGAGGAGTAA
- a CDS encoding sigma-54-dependent transcriptional regulator — MAARILIADDDPDIVSVLQDRLQSHGYDIITARDGQEAIGQIAQESPNLVLLDLTLPKLSGIEVLKHLNRSKQSDTLPVVVMTAHGSIDIAVEAMKEGAYDFLTKPLDKDHLLLVIRKALERDHLRRQIDYLRSEVAGRYASIVGNSPSIQPIIEAARRAAKSDAGVLLLGESGTGKELFARSIHQWSHRQAMPLIVINCVALTETLLENELFGHERGAFTGADRLQKGKLEMADGGTVFLDEIGDMSLPLQAKLLRVLQDREFHRVGGTKTVSVNIRIIAATNKDLKKAVKAGEFREDLYFRLNVITLTLPPLRERRSDIPALAHFFLDRHAKDAKRPHMTFSPQALDALSRYSWPGNIRELENVIARAVVLSPTDTIEPNMLALLQEEQDLRPNDSPYLPYLDLPYHQSMEEHSRYIIARAVAHANGNQTKAAEFLKLQRTYLARLIKRHKSIGGLGNAVLSDGV; from the coding sequence ATGGCCGCCAGAATCCTCATCGCCGACGACGACCCGGACATCGTGTCGGTGTTGCAAGATCGGCTTCAGTCACACGGCTACGACATCATCACGGCGAGGGACGGCCAGGAGGCAATCGGGCAAATCGCGCAGGAATCCCCCAACCTCGTGCTGTTGGATCTGACCCTTCCCAAACTCTCCGGCATCGAAGTCTTGAAACACTTGAACCGTTCGAAACAATCGGACACTCTGCCCGTCGTCGTGATGACCGCCCACGGCTCCATCGACATCGCGGTCGAAGCGATGAAAGAAGGGGCCTATGACTTTCTGACCAAACCGCTGGACAAGGACCACTTGCTGCTCGTCATTCGCAAAGCCCTCGAACGAGACCATTTGCGCCGGCAGATCGACTATCTCCGCTCCGAGGTCGCCGGACGCTACGCCTCGATCGTCGGCAACAGCCCGTCGATCCAGCCTATCATTGAAGCGGCCCGCCGGGCCGCCAAGTCGGACGCCGGCGTGCTCTTGCTCGGCGAGAGCGGAACCGGCAAGGAACTGTTCGCCCGTTCCATTCACCAGTGGAGCCATCGCCAGGCCATGCCGCTCATCGTCATCAACTGCGTGGCCCTGACGGAAACGTTGCTTGAAAACGAGCTGTTCGGCCACGAGCGCGGCGCCTTTACCGGCGCGGATCGGCTGCAAAAGGGCAAGTTGGAAATGGCCGACGGCGGCACGGTGTTTCTGGATGAAATCGGCGACATGTCGCTGCCCTTGCAGGCGAAGCTGCTGCGGGTGCTGCAGGACCGCGAGTTTCACCGTGTCGGCGGCACCAAGACCGTCTCGGTCAACATCCGCATCATCGCCGCCACGAATAAAGATTTGAAGAAAGCCGTGAAAGCCGGCGAGTTTCGCGAGGATCTCTATTTCCGCTTGAACGTCATCACACTCACGCTTCCGCCCCTGCGGGAGCGCCGGAGCGACATCCCCGCCTTGGCCCACTTCTTTCTCGACCGGCACGCGAAGGACGCCAAGCGCCCGCACATGACCTTCAGCCCCCAGGCGCTGGACGCTTTGAGCCGGTATTCCTGGCCGGGTAACATTCGGGAATTGGAGAACGTGATCGCCCGCGCCGTCGTCTTGAGCCCCACCGACACGATCGAGCCCAACATGCTCGCCCTGTTGCAGGAAGAACAGGACCTCCGCCCCAACGATAGTCCCTATCTTCCTTATTTGGATTTGCCCTACCACCAATCGATGGAAGAACACAGTCGCTACATCATCGCCCGCGCTGTCGCCCACGCCAACGGCAATCAAACCAAGGCCGCGGAGTTTTTGAAGCTCCAGCGCACCTACCTGGCCCGATTGATCAAACGCCACAAATCCATAGGAGGGCTTGGAAACGCGGTTCTCTCCGACGGCGTCTGA
- a CDS encoding nucleotidyltransferase family protein encodes MKAMILAAGLGTRLRPLTDGMPKPLLPVGGTPLIVWNLLLLRRHGFRDVVINLHYLGSMIEEALGDGSQFGLRITYSKETTILGTGGGIKRAEPYFNGEPVLVLNGDTLVELDLKEVMAFHFAEKAVATLVLREDSDAARWGLVEVGAEHRIVRITGKGLDDSGPTVPRMFAGIHILDLCLLRDVPRETALSIIDPYVAAIQRGERIVGYDMQGYWSDVGTIERYTQAEQDVRAGLIRLEGRGLVPGR; translated from the coding sequence ATGAAGGCCATGATTCTTGCCGCGGGACTTGGAACCAGGCTTCGGCCGTTGACCGACGGCATGCCGAAGCCGCTGTTGCCGGTCGGCGGCACGCCGTTGATCGTGTGGAATCTGTTGCTTCTCCGGCGTCATGGATTCCGGGACGTCGTCATCAATCTGCATTATCTCGGTTCGATGATCGAAGAGGCCTTGGGCGATGGGTCGCAATTCGGCCTGCGGATCACGTACTCCAAAGAGACGACGATTTTGGGCACCGGCGGAGGGATCAAACGGGCCGAGCCCTATTTCAATGGAGAGCCGGTGTTGGTTTTAAACGGCGATACGCTTGTCGAGTTGGACCTGAAAGAGGTCATGGCGTTTCATTTCGCCGAGAAGGCCGTGGCGACGTTGGTTCTGCGGGAGGATAGCGACGCCGCCCGGTGGGGCTTGGTGGAAGTGGGGGCGGAACACCGCATTGTGCGAATTACCGGCAAGGGCCTTGATGATAGCGGTCCTACCGTGCCACGGATGTTCGCCGGCATTCATATCCTGGACCTGTGCCTGCTCAGGGATGTGCCCAGGGAAACGGCTCTGTCGATCATTGATCCCTATGTCGCCGCCATTCAACGAGGCGAAAGGATCGTGGGGTACGATATGCAGGGTTACTGGTCCGACGTGGGGACCATCGAACGATACACTCAGGCCGAGCAAGATGTTCGAGCGGGACTGATTCGCCTGGAGGGCCGAGGGCTCGTCCCCGGCCGATAG